DNA from Candidatus Eisenbacteria bacterium:
GCAGCGTCGCCAGCAGTGCCGTCGGATCGGCGAGTGCGCCCAGGCGCACCGCGCGCACCACGCACCAGGTGTCGAGCGGTGTGACCGAGAGTGCATCGCACGCCTCGCGCGCGCGGCCCGCAGCCTCGACGCGCAGCAGATCGGCGGTGCCGTCGCGATCGCGCGCGGCCCATGCGCCCGCCACCTCGAGCCACGACTCGGTCTGCGCCAGCACCGAGCCGGCGAGTCCCAGCCGTTCCGCGAAAGCTTCGTTCCAGGCGGTCAGCAGTTCGAGCGCGTCGCGCGACAGCTCGGGCCCGCGTTCGGGGTCGCCGATCAACAGGAAGCCGATCGAGCCCGGAGCTTGAAGCGGCGCGACCCGCACCAGTCCGAGCGTCGAGAGCACACCGGCTTCGGTGCGCAGTTCCGGGTGGCGCGCGAACTCGTCGACGCGCACGAAGCGGCCGAGCCCCCGCACCAGCGGTCCCAGTTCGCCGCCGCGATCGAACAACGGCTCGAGCGCCACCGTGGCGGGCACACCGCGCGCGGCCAGCACCGTCGCGACACCGTCCGCGGCGACCGTGACGATGGCACTCGACGCCAGCCCGAACTCGGCGTCGATCTGCGCCAAATAATCCTTCGCGAGCTGCTCGGGATCGCGGCTCGCACCGAGGCGCTCCAGCATGCGCTGGGTGCCCTCGTGCGTGCGGCGTGCCCGCTGCAGCTCGACCTGCCCGCGCTTGGCGTCGTCTCTCACGCGCCTCAGCTCGAATTCGGCCTCGCGGCCTAGACGCCGTGTGGCGCGAGCTTCATCGGCGCGCGCCAGCAGGCGTTGCAGTCGCGCGACCAGCTCACGCGGCGAGAATGGCTTGACCAGGTAGTCGTCGGCGCCGCGCGCCAGGCCCTGCACGCGCGCATCCACGTCGGCCAGCGCCGAGACCATGAGAATCGGGAGCTGCGGGTCCTCGGGGTCGCGTCTCAGCGCTTCGCACACTTCGAGGCCGCTGCGTTTGGGCAGTCGCACGTCGAGCACCACCAGGTCGGGGCGCTCGCGCTGCGCCACCAGGATTCCTTCGTCGCCGTCGCAGGCCGAGATGACCTTGAACCC
Protein-coding regions in this window:
- a CDS encoding response regulator, with the protein product MPVTPNSQWRDASRRPVVLVIDDDRRVIDLLQIALDTHGFKVISACDGDEGILVAQRERPDLVVLDVRLPKRSGLEVCEALRRDPEDPQLPILMVSALADVDARVQGLARGADDYLVKPFSPRELVARLQRLLARADEARATRRLGREAEFELRRVRDDAKRGQVELQRARRTHEGTQRMLERLGASRDPEQLAKDYLAQIDAEFGLASSAIVTVAADGVATVLAARGVPATVALEPLFDRGGELGPLVRGLGRFVRVDEFARHPELRTEAGVLSTLGLVRVAPLQAPGSIGFLLIGDPERGPELSRDALELLTAWNEAFAERLGLAGSVLAQTESWLEVAGAWAARDRDGTADLLRVEAAGRAREACDALSVTPLDTWCVVRAVRLGALADPTALLATLHSAGESAATARILRLIALVEQAREDWVPAEPWSPLAPLAIVRAAWGWAEHCEREVGRDAASAEPGGDRAAATVIAAIESVLAARGLDPETREAIRGAFAPGGSPRRIPA